From the Catenulispora sp. GP43 genome, one window contains:
- a CDS encoding cellulose binding domain-containing protein produces MRRTLKNGLSAVLGAVLAVAGLGAVSLSLSGTSAAAVSSAPAASASGYTWQNVPIVGGGFVPDIVFNPGAQNVVYARTDIGGMYRWNQSSSSWTPLMDGVGWNNWNEQGVVSVAADPVQTNRVYAAVGMYTNSWDPNNGAILRSNDQGNTWTATALPFKLGGNMPGRGMGERLMVDPNDDAVLYMGMPSGHGLWKSADYGATWAQVTAFPNVGNYVQDSTDTTGYLSDNQGVAWVAFDKASGTTGAAGTPTKTIFVGVADLQNTVYESTDGGATWSRVAGQPTGFLAHKGLVDPTGGYLYITTSNKGGPYDGSSGDVWKYAIASGTWTQISPVKSSDTSNDYYGYSGLAIDQQHPNTIMVTGYSSWWPDTYIYRSTDGGATWTNAWSYNGYPNRVDKYTLDVSASPWLSWGNNPSPPEETPKLGWMSEGLAIDPFNSDRMMFGTGATLYGTTNLTAWDSAGTGTSKVKISVMAQGIEETAVNDLISPPSGAPLLSALGDVDGFRHTDLTKVPSLMYQSPDWGTSTSIDYAESNPNDVVRVGDGSSTVNSAAFSSDDGADWYAASSQPSGVTADGTVAMAADGSATVWSPTGAGVNYTTTTGSSWTASTGIPAGAQVRSDRVNPKKFYGFSYATGTFYVSTDGGKTFTASAATNLPSGTSGSAQFHAVPGTEGDLWLAGGSTSGAYGLWHSTDSGATWTKLANVQQADNIGFGAPAPGHMNKALYTIAEIGGVRGIFRSDDYGTTWTRINDDQHQWGNIGAAITGDPRVYGRVYVGTNGRGIVYGALTGSGTTSSSSPSTTPSTAPSTTPSTTPSTSSSSSAPAGACHVTYTKASEWGGGYTANITVADTGATPWTAWTVTWTYPGDQKITNAWNATATQTGTSVSATNMAYNGSVAAGSSASFGVQGTWTASDTSPTAFSVNGTTCT; encoded by the coding sequence ATGCGAAGAACCTTGAAGAACGGCTTGAGCGCGGTCCTCGGTGCGGTCCTGGCCGTCGCCGGGCTCGGGGCCGTCAGTCTGTCGCTGAGCGGCACCTCCGCCGCAGCGGTATCCTCGGCGCCCGCTGCCTCCGCCTCCGGCTACACCTGGCAGAACGTGCCGATCGTCGGCGGCGGCTTCGTGCCGGACATCGTGTTCAACCCCGGCGCGCAGAACGTCGTCTACGCCCGGACCGACATCGGCGGCATGTACCGCTGGAATCAGAGTTCGAGCAGCTGGACGCCGCTGATGGACGGGGTCGGCTGGAACAACTGGAACGAGCAGGGCGTCGTCTCGGTCGCCGCCGACCCGGTGCAGACGAACCGGGTCTACGCGGCCGTCGGCATGTACACCAACAGCTGGGACCCGAACAACGGAGCGATCCTGCGCTCCAACGACCAGGGAAACACCTGGACCGCGACGGCCCTTCCGTTCAAGCTCGGCGGGAACATGCCGGGGCGCGGGATGGGGGAACGCCTGATGGTCGACCCCAACGACGACGCGGTGCTGTACATGGGGATGCCCAGCGGGCACGGACTGTGGAAGAGCGCTGACTACGGTGCGACCTGGGCTCAGGTGACGGCGTTTCCGAACGTCGGGAACTACGTCCAGGACTCGACCGACACCACCGGCTACCTCTCGGACAACCAGGGCGTCGCGTGGGTCGCCTTCGACAAGGCCTCCGGGACGACCGGCGCCGCGGGGACGCCGACCAAGACCATCTTCGTCGGCGTCGCGGACCTGCAGAACACGGTCTACGAGTCGACCGACGGCGGCGCGACCTGGAGCCGGGTCGCCGGACAGCCGACCGGCTTCCTCGCGCACAAGGGCCTGGTGGACCCGACCGGTGGCTATCTGTACATCACGACCAGCAACAAGGGTGGACCGTACGACGGCAGCTCCGGCGACGTGTGGAAGTACGCGATCGCCTCCGGCACCTGGACCCAGATCAGCCCGGTGAAGTCCAGCGACACCTCGAACGACTACTACGGCTACAGCGGACTGGCCATCGACCAGCAGCACCCGAACACCATCATGGTCACCGGCTACAGCTCGTGGTGGCCGGACACGTACATCTACCGCTCCACCGACGGCGGCGCGACCTGGACGAACGCCTGGTCCTACAACGGTTATCCGAACCGCGTCGACAAGTACACGCTGGACGTGTCCGCCTCGCCGTGGCTCTCGTGGGGCAACAACCCCTCGCCGCCGGAGGAGACGCCGAAGCTGGGGTGGATGAGCGAGGGGCTGGCGATCGACCCGTTCAACAGCGACCGCATGATGTTCGGCACCGGCGCGACGTTGTACGGCACCACGAACCTGACGGCCTGGGACTCCGCCGGCACCGGTACGTCCAAGGTGAAGATCTCGGTGATGGCGCAGGGGATCGAGGAGACGGCGGTCAACGACCTGATCTCGCCGCCGTCCGGGGCGCCGCTGCTGTCCGCGCTCGGTGACGTGGACGGCTTCCGGCACACGGACCTGACCAAGGTCCCGTCCCTGATGTATCAGAGCCCTGACTGGGGCACCTCCACGAGCATCGACTACGCCGAGTCGAACCCGAACGACGTGGTCCGCGTCGGCGACGGCAGCTCGACGGTGAACTCGGCGGCGTTCTCCTCCGACGACGGCGCCGACTGGTACGCCGCGTCGTCGCAGCCGTCGGGCGTCACCGCCGACGGCACCGTCGCGATGGCCGCGGACGGCAGTGCCACGGTTTGGTCGCCGACCGGCGCGGGGGTGAACTACACGACGACGACCGGGAGTTCCTGGACCGCCTCGACGGGGATCCCGGCCGGCGCGCAGGTGCGCAGCGACCGGGTGAATCCGAAGAAGTTCTACGGGTTCTCCTACGCCACCGGCACGTTCTACGTCAGCACCGACGGCGGCAAGACCTTCACCGCTTCGGCCGCGACGAACCTGCCCTCCGGGACGTCGGGAAGCGCCCAGTTCCACGCGGTCCCCGGCACGGAGGGCGACCTGTGGCTGGCCGGAGGCTCGACGTCCGGGGCCTACGGGCTGTGGCACTCCACCGACTCCGGGGCGACCTGGACCAAGCTGGCGAACGTGCAACAGGCCGACAACATCGGCTTCGGGGCGCCGGCTCCCGGGCACATGAACAAGGCGCTGTACACGATCGCCGAGATCGGCGGCGTCCGCGGCATCTTCCGCTCCGACGACTACGGCACCACCTGGACCCGGATCAATGACGACCAGCACCAGTGGGGCAACATCGGTGCGGCGATCACCGGTGACCCCCGGGTCTACGGTCGCGTCTACGTCGGGACGAACGGTCGCGGGATCGTGTACGGGGCTCTGACGGGGTCGGGGACGACTTCTTCTTCGTCTCCCTCGACCACGCCATCCACGGCGCCATCGACCACTCCCTCAACCACGCCCAGCACGTCATCCTCGTCCAGCGCTCCGGCCGGCGCCTGCCACGTGACCTACACCAAGGCGAGCGAGTGGGGCGGCGGCTACACCGCGAACATCACGGTCGCCGACACCGGCGCGACCCCGTGGACCGCCTGGACGGTCACCTGGACCTACCCCGGCGACCAGAAGATCACCAACGCCTGGAACGCCACGGCGACCCAGACCGGAACCTCGGTCAGCGCCACGAACATGGCCTACAACGGTTCCGTGGCCGCCGGATCGTCGGCGTCGTTCGGCGTACAGGGCACCTGGACGGCGAGCGACACCAGTCCGACAGCCTTTTCCGTGAATGGTACGACTTGCACCTGA
- a CDS encoding LacI family DNA-binding transcriptional regulator, with protein MTRPATPGPRPTLADVAALAGVSPATASRVLNGTAGVSGTARTEVHNAVSRLSYVRQRARASRRAKVSSIAAVVCEDGVRLFADTFFSRILLGAGQALRTGDIQLVLLVVRGPADHGSVERYLSKGLADGVLLISAHDRDPLVPMLRAMRVPTVAAGRPMTPGELPYVDADNRGGAREAVRHLLNSGRRKVVSIAGPPDMAVGADRRAGYRDAIAQADAVGTIVYGDFTPTSGEHAMRRLLEHHPDLDAVFAASDLMALGALRALRRAGRRVPDDVAVVGFDDAPLALHTDPRLTTVRQPVEDMGEAMAKHLTRRLIGEVDMPPATVFPTELVVRDSG; from the coding sequence ATGACCCGTCCCGCCACTCCGGGTCCGCGCCCCACCCTGGCCGACGTCGCCGCGCTGGCCGGCGTGTCCCCGGCCACCGCCTCGCGCGTGCTGAACGGCACCGCCGGGGTCAGCGGCACCGCCCGTACCGAGGTGCACAACGCCGTCTCGCGGCTGTCCTACGTCCGGCAGCGGGCCCGCGCCTCGCGCCGCGCCAAGGTCAGCTCGATCGCCGCGGTGGTGTGCGAGGACGGCGTGCGGCTGTTCGCGGACACCTTCTTCTCCCGCATCCTGCTCGGCGCCGGCCAGGCGCTGCGCACCGGCGACATCCAGCTGGTGCTGCTGGTGGTGCGCGGGCCGGCCGACCACGGGTCGGTCGAGCGCTACCTGTCCAAGGGCCTGGCCGACGGCGTCCTGCTGATCAGCGCCCACGACCGGGACCCGCTGGTGCCGATGCTGCGCGCCATGCGGGTGCCGACGGTGGCCGCCGGCCGGCCGATGACGCCGGGCGAGCTGCCCTACGTCGACGCCGACAACCGCGGCGGCGCGCGCGAGGCCGTCAGGCATCTGCTGAACTCCGGGCGGCGCAAGGTGGTGTCCATCGCCGGGCCGCCGGACATGGCCGTGGGCGCCGACCGGCGCGCCGGCTACCGGGACGCGATCGCCCAGGCCGACGCCGTCGGCACCATCGTCTACGGCGACTTCACCCCGACCTCCGGCGAGCACGCGATGCGCCGGCTCCTGGAACACCACCCGGACCTGGACGCGGTGTTCGCCGCGTCCGACCTGATGGCCCTGGGCGCGCTGCGCGCCCTGCGGCGGGCCGGCCGCCGGGTCCCGGACGACGTCGCGGTCGTCGGCTTCGACGACGCGCCGCTGGCCCTGCACACCGATCCGCGCCTGACCACCGTCCGGCAGCCCGTGGAGGACATGGGCGAGGCGATGGCCAAGCACCTCACCCGACGGCTCATCGGGGAGGTCGACATGCCCCCGGCGACGGTGTTCCCCACCGAGCTGGTGGTCCGCGACTCCGGCTGA
- a CDS encoding glycoside hydrolase family 6 protein — translation MEQGRDRSARRLTSAFVAAAVTLGVAGGLAALTTTSSSAATAAGCTAVYSTTWDSGSGFGAQVVITDNGPAWTNWTLSYSYAGNQTLQNGWNGNWTQSGRTVTVTNASYNGAVASGGSVTPAGNFTYSGTNAAPTSFTVNGITCSGTTPPTTTPSTTPSTTPTTTPSTTPSTTSSTTPSTTPSTTPSTTPSTGGGGGHVANPFVGASQYLSPDYTGEVNAQVAADQSSNPTLAASEAKMANYSTAVWMDHIGAIAGDSGSVHHGLQWHLDQALTQQQPGTPETFEVVIYDLPGRDCAALASNGEIPATAAGLTEYESQYIDPISAILANPKYASIRIVAIIEPDSLPNAVTNQSKPACATATPFYEQGVEYALNKLHAISNVYNYVDIAHSAWLGWSSNMGPAAQEFAKVAKATTAGVASVDGFISDTANYTPTTEPFLPNSTLQVGGNPLDSAKFYQYNPYFDEYDYDQAMYSQLVGQGFSPNVGMLIDTSRNGWGGPNRPTSLNSSPTTVDSYVAANKVDQRPFRGDWCNQAGAGIGARPTVLPYGASNHIIAFVWIKPPGESDGDYPSAGHTHGDPHCDPNGTNTDGNGGTYSTGSLSTGDVPAGQWFAAEFQQEVENAYPAL, via the coding sequence ATGGAACAAGGTAGAGATCGCTCAGCGCGACGATTGACCAGTGCCTTCGTCGCCGCCGCTGTGACACTCGGAGTCGCGGGCGGGCTGGCCGCACTGACCACGACCAGCTCGAGCGCGGCCACCGCCGCCGGATGCACCGCGGTGTACTCCACCACGTGGGACTCCGGGAGCGGGTTCGGCGCGCAGGTCGTCATCACGGACAACGGACCGGCATGGACGAACTGGACGCTCAGTTACTCCTACGCCGGGAACCAGACGCTTCAGAACGGCTGGAACGGGAACTGGACGCAGTCCGGTAGGACGGTCACCGTCACCAACGCGTCCTACAACGGCGCGGTGGCCTCCGGCGGATCGGTGACGCCCGCGGGCAACTTCACCTACTCCGGGACCAACGCGGCGCCGACCTCGTTCACGGTCAACGGCATCACGTGCAGCGGGACCACGCCGCCGACCACGACGCCGTCGACCACCCCGAGCACCACGCCGACCACGACGCCGTCGACCACCCCTTCGACGACCTCGTCCACCACGCCCTCCACGACGCCCTCCACCACGCCCTCGACGACGCCGAGCACCGGCGGCGGAGGCGGGCACGTGGCGAACCCGTTCGTCGGCGCCTCGCAGTATCTGAGCCCCGACTACACCGGCGAGGTCAACGCCCAGGTGGCCGCCGACCAGTCGTCGAACCCGACGCTGGCCGCCTCCGAGGCGAAGATGGCGAACTACTCGACCGCGGTCTGGATGGACCACATCGGGGCGATCGCCGGCGACAGCGGCAGCGTGCACCACGGTCTGCAGTGGCACCTGGACCAGGCGCTGACCCAGCAGCAGCCCGGGACCCCGGAGACCTTCGAGGTCGTCATCTACGACCTGCCGGGCCGGGACTGCGCGGCGCTGGCCTCCAACGGTGAGATCCCGGCCACGGCCGCCGGCCTGACCGAGTACGAGTCGCAGTACATCGACCCGATCTCGGCGATCCTGGCCAATCCCAAGTACGCGAGCATCCGGATCGTCGCCATCATCGAACCGGACTCGCTGCCGAACGCGGTCACCAACCAGAGCAAGCCCGCGTGCGCGACCGCGACGCCGTTCTACGAGCAGGGCGTCGAGTACGCACTGAACAAGCTGCACGCGATCTCCAACGTCTACAACTACGTGGACATCGCGCACTCGGCGTGGCTGGGCTGGTCCTCCAACATGGGCCCGGCCGCACAGGAGTTCGCCAAGGTGGCCAAGGCGACGACGGCCGGTGTGGCCAGCGTCGACGGCTTCATCTCGGACACCGCGAACTACACCCCGACCACCGAGCCCTTCCTGCCGAACTCGACCCTGCAGGTCGGCGGCAACCCGCTGGACTCGGCGAAGTTCTACCAGTACAACCCGTACTTCGACGAGTACGACTACGACCAGGCGATGTACAGCCAACTGGTCGGCCAGGGCTTCTCGCCGAACGTCGGGATGCTCATCGACACCTCGCGCAACGGCTGGGGCGGCCCGAACCGGCCGACGTCGCTGAACTCCTCGCCGACGACCGTCGACAGCTATGTCGCGGCCAACAAGGTGGATCAGCGGCCGTTCCGCGGGGACTGGTGCAACCAGGCCGGCGCGGGGATCGGGGCGCGGCCGACGGTGTTGCCCTACGGCGCGTCCAACCACATCATCGCCTTCGTGTGGATCAAGCCGCCGGGTGAGTCCGACGGCGACTACCCGAGCGCCGGCCACACTCACGGCGACCCGCACTGCGACCCGAACGGGACGAACACCGACGGCAACGGCGGGACGTACTCGACCGGATCCTTGAGCACCGGCGACGTGCCGGCCGGCCAGTGGTTCGCCGCCGAGTTCCAGCAGGAGGTGGAGAACGCCTACCCGGCGCTGTAA
- a CDS encoding glycoside hydrolase family 48 protein has product MALALSAALGLGVLATAPPQAAAAAVQCQVTYTDSSDWGTGFTTNITITNVGTTAWSSWSLGYSYSGNQTLSNGWNGIWSQSGKAVTVANASYNGTVAAGGNTTAGANFNYSGTNTAPTTFTVNGTTCGGAHTPPTVALTSPATGAAYTAPATVPMAATASAASGSTISKVEFYAGTTLACTATATPYACNWTGAAAGSYSITAEAYDSQGATTTSSPVGITVTAAPTVTVTPSALNLAQGATGTLAVALSAPPAANITVTTARTSGNTGLSVTGGGTLTFTPSNWSTAQNVTITADASGTGNATFTATATGYAPGASVVTETGALGAYEQRFMTQYNKIMNSSNGYFNPLGIPYHSVETLIVEAPDYGHETTSETWSYDIWLQAMYGNISGDWTKFNAAWALMEQYMIPTHADQPTNSAYNANSPAQYAPEEPEPDQYPVALSSSTPVGQDPLAAELQAAYGTSDIYGMHWLEDVDNKYGYGDTPGGGCELGPNTGKPSYVNSYQRGADESVWETIPQPTCEDLKYGGPNGYLDLFDQGQGTAQWKFTDAPDADARTVQAAYWADTWAKAQGKESQVSATVAKAGKMGDYLRYSMFDKYFKQIGDCTSPTACPGGTGKSSDDYLLGWYYAWGGSLSTSGSWAWRIGDGAAAQGYQNPMAAWALVNDPAEAPKGATAATDWSTSLQRQIQFFQWLQSSEGGIAGGATNSWNGQYGTPPAGDPTFYGMAYDWEPVYHDPPSNNWFGMQAWSMERFAEYYYSTGDATVGAILAKWVAWVEPLVTVNSTTGAWQIPADLTWTGQPNTWNASNPQPNTNLHVAVKDYGQDVGIASALAKTLSYYAAKAKDSTAQNLAKNLLDVMWNNDQDSLGITTPETRTDYSRFDQTYDPTTHQGLYIPPGWTGKDPFGNTISATTTTTFLKLRPWYTSDPSFSKVQTYLNGGAAPTFTYHRFWAQSDAAMAQAVYGQLFGA; this is encoded by the coding sequence TTGGCGCTCGCGCTGTCGGCGGCCCTCGGGCTCGGGGTGCTGGCCACGGCACCCCCGCAAGCGGCTGCCGCGGCCGTCCAATGCCAGGTGACCTACACCGACAGCAGCGACTGGGGAACCGGCTTCACCACGAACATCACGATCACCAACGTCGGGACCACCGCGTGGTCGTCGTGGTCCCTGGGCTACAGCTACTCCGGCAACCAGACGCTCTCGAACGGCTGGAACGGCATCTGGTCGCAGTCCGGCAAGGCGGTGACCGTCGCCAACGCCTCCTACAACGGCACGGTGGCGGCGGGCGGCAACACGACAGCCGGCGCCAACTTCAATTACAGCGGCACCAACACCGCTCCCACGACGTTCACCGTCAACGGCACCACGTGCGGCGGCGCGCACACGCCGCCGACCGTCGCGCTCACCAGCCCGGCAACCGGCGCCGCGTACACCGCCCCGGCGACCGTGCCGATGGCGGCGACCGCCTCGGCGGCGAGCGGCTCGACGATCTCCAAGGTCGAGTTCTACGCCGGGACGACGCTGGCGTGCACCGCCACCGCCACGCCCTATGCGTGCAACTGGACCGGGGCCGCGGCGGGCAGTTACTCGATCACCGCCGAGGCCTACGACAGCCAGGGTGCGACCACGACCTCCTCGCCGGTCGGCATCACGGTCACCGCCGCCCCGACGGTCACGGTCACGCCGAGCGCGCTGAACCTGGCCCAGGGCGCGACCGGGACGCTGGCGGTCGCGCTGTCCGCGCCGCCGGCCGCGAACATCACGGTCACCACGGCGCGCACATCCGGGAACACCGGCCTGTCGGTCACCGGCGGCGGCACGCTCACCTTCACGCCGTCGAACTGGTCCACGGCGCAGAACGTGACCATCACCGCCGACGCCTCCGGCACCGGCAACGCCACGTTCACCGCGACCGCCACCGGCTACGCCCCCGGCGCCTCGGTGGTCACCGAGACCGGCGCGCTCGGCGCGTACGAGCAGCGGTTCATGACCCAGTACAACAAGATCATGAACTCGTCCAACGGGTACTTCAACCCGCTGGGCATCCCGTACCACTCGGTCGAGACGCTGATCGTCGAGGCGCCCGACTACGGCCACGAGACCACCTCGGAGACCTGGAGCTACGACATCTGGCTGCAGGCCATGTACGGCAACATCTCCGGGGACTGGACGAAGTTCAACGCCGCGTGGGCGCTGATGGAGCAGTACATGATCCCGACCCACGCGGATCAGCCCACGAACAGCGCCTACAACGCCAACTCCCCGGCCCAGTACGCGCCGGAGGAGCCCGAGCCGGACCAGTATCCGGTGGCGCTCAGCTCCTCCACCCCGGTCGGCCAGGACCCGCTCGCGGCCGAACTGCAGGCCGCGTACGGCACCTCGGACATCTACGGCATGCACTGGCTGGAGGACGTCGACAACAAGTACGGATACGGCGACACCCCCGGCGGCGGCTGCGAGCTGGGCCCGAACACCGGCAAGCCGTCCTACGTCAACTCCTACCAGCGCGGCGCCGACGAGTCGGTCTGGGAGACCATCCCGCAGCCGACCTGCGAGGACCTGAAGTACGGCGGTCCGAACGGCTACCTGGACCTGTTCGACCAGGGCCAGGGCACCGCGCAGTGGAAGTTCACCGACGCCCCGGACGCCGACGCCCGCACCGTGCAGGCCGCCTACTGGGCCGACACCTGGGCCAAGGCGCAGGGCAAGGAGTCGCAGGTCTCGGCGACCGTGGCCAAGGCCGGCAAGATGGGCGACTACCTGCGGTACTCGATGTTCGACAAGTATTTCAAGCAGATCGGCGACTGCACCTCGCCGACCGCCTGCCCCGGCGGCACCGGCAAGAGCAGCGACGACTACCTGCTGGGCTGGTACTACGCCTGGGGCGGCTCGCTGTCCACGTCCGGCTCTTGGGCCTGGCGCATCGGCGACGGCGCCGCGGCGCAGGGCTACCAAAACCCGATGGCCGCCTGGGCGCTGGTGAACGACCCGGCCGAGGCCCCGAAGGGCGCCACCGCGGCGACCGACTGGAGCACCAGCCTGCAGCGGCAGATCCAGTTCTTCCAGTGGCTGCAGTCCTCCGAGGGCGGCATCGCCGGCGGCGCGACGAACAGCTGGAACGGTCAGTACGGCACACCGCCGGCCGGCGACCCGACGTTCTACGGCATGGCCTACGACTGGGAGCCCGTCTACCACGACCCGCCGTCGAACAACTGGTTCGGGATGCAGGCGTGGTCGATGGAGCGGTTCGCCGAGTACTACTACAGCACCGGCGACGCCACGGTCGGCGCGATCCTGGCCAAGTGGGTGGCCTGGGTGGAGCCGCTGGTCACGGTGAACAGCACGACCGGCGCCTGGCAGATCCCGGCCGACCTGACCTGGACCGGCCAGCCGAACACCTGGAACGCCTCCAACCCGCAGCCGAACACCAACCTGCACGTCGCGGTGAAGGACTACGGCCAGGACGTCGGCATCGCCTCCGCGCTGGCCAAGACGCTGTCCTACTACGCCGCCAAGGCCAAGGACAGCACGGCGCAGAACCTGGCGAAGAACCTGCTCGACGTGATGTGGAACAACGACCAGGACTCCCTCGGCATCACCACGCCGGAGACCCGGACCGACTACAGCCGCTTCGACCAGACCTACGACCCGACCACCCACCAAGGGCTCTACATCCCGCCGGGGTGGACCGGCAAGGACCCGTTCGGCAACACCATCTCGGCCACGACGACGACCACCTTCCTGAAGCTGCGGCCCTGGTACACCAGCGACCCGTCCTTCTCGAAGGTGCAGACCTACCTCAACGGCGGCGCGGCGCCGACCTTCACCTACCACCGCTTCTGGGCGCAGTCGGACGCCGCGATGGCCCAGGCGGTCTACGGACAGCTCTTCGGAGCCTGA